The proteins below are encoded in one region of Podarcis raffonei isolate rPodRaf1 chromosome 8, rPodRaf1.pri, whole genome shotgun sequence:
- the LOC128418414 gene encoding uncharacterized protein LOC128418414 isoform X1, with amino-acid sequence MDTRAKPGTSHYVPEKYLSGGAVKASSPAYAGKRSSERPLRQKVALGGDNTSLNAGWNAVLRISASRQGAMDLAGMDVGAEIELTEDGSLDELPLHLENAKNCLSWETLDASSSDDDGEAYFTFYLPARRPPRPAQRLPAQRPPASPSARSAACTKWIPPLYPCPLRPSLPSAPGSPVFGAHQCQKCLQVFMEEWHYAQHLKDHAQEELQKPAAPPPRARSPPRKLRCLECGKRFLHPEHFARHTKWHLKLVRKGIKVCHRKGCRRSSSSSSSSSSPASQAAYVYKPAKTQPGAKGASGLLAAQETPGQLKRLQVPRTQKAGKRKSSKHQRKLPAASAPPAEGLLGPAHPGHSVAILDGDVGVALLQPWQKQEAILEGQVAGGLFQPAVMNADNQIIILDGDEAEVQATLFDGQGNVNALQPLFLRAEEQTAILDAPVSLSSLQLGGVNKDQAALAAGWVSQNPCTLLRTVLLQADEQGAVVDGQAEASPMQQVIIKTSEGASTLYLDPDPHLSSVDLATLHLVPLHQESQFITVPYGNALTLDSTDPACDGNGAWEEPQAATVQFSGYVPNPCQQNKQPSPPATASLSPKGSVVVRLVPSTSSGDHPEVLDLEYDMGGGIPVASEPWEANGRAGPEAYGAEVVAAAEEDFIVVEVDPDSRGPKMAAVGRPLSSHRRRASRRRVQKPARRRRTAWGFRCPDCGARYSRVSQLRAHQKWPRHRGRSFLCECGTSFRGLLHLLRHQLQHLEEALFICAACGKSLKGHTGLARHGSCHPRPAHFSCPCGASFRRLSRYLWHHVRNQRPGLRVYTLSGFLPSS; translated from the exons ATGGATACTAGGGCAAAACCCGGAACTAGCCACTACGTCCCAGAGAAATACCTGAGCGGCGGGGCGGTAAAAGCCAGCAGCCCCGCTTACGCAGGAAAGAGATCCTCCGAGCGTCCCTTGAGGCAGAAGGTAGCCTTAGGCGGCGATAACACCTCGTTGAATGCCGGTTGGAATGCGGTCCTGCGAATCAGCGCATCTCGGCAG GGCGCCATGGACTTGGCAGGGATGGATGTTGGAGCTGAAATTGAACTGACGGAAGATGGGTCTCTGGATGAACTGCCTCTGCACTTG GAAAATGCCAAGAACTGTCTCTCCTGGGAAACCCTGGACGCCTCCAGCAGCGATGACGACGGGGAGGCATATTTCACCTTCTACCTCCCCGCCCGGCGCCCGCCCCGGCCTGCTCAGCGCCTCCCGGCTCAGCGCCCGCCAGCCTCCCCCTCCGCCCGGTCGGCCGCTTGCACGAAATGGATCCCTCCCTTGTACCCCTGCCCGCTGCGCCCCAGCCTTCCCTCCGCCCCCGGGAGCCCGGTGTTCGGCGCTCACCAGTGCCAGAAGTGCCTGCAGGTCTTCATGGAAGAGTGGCACTACGCCCAGCACCTCAaggaccatgcccaagaggagcTGCAGAAGCCCGCGGCGCCACCGCCCCGCGCACGCTCCCCGCCCCGCAAGCTGCGCTGCCTGGAGTGTGGCAAGCGGTTCCTGCACCCAGAGCACTTTGCCCGGCACACCAAGTGGCACCTGAAGCTGGTGCGGAAGGGCATCAAGGTCTGCCACAGGAAGGGGTGCAGgcgctcctcctcttcttcctcctcctcctcttcccccgccTCCCAAGCCGCCTATGTTTACAAGCCCGCCAAAACGCAGCCGGGAGCAAAAGGCGCGTCCGGCCTGCTGGCTGCGCAGGAGACTCCGGGGCAGCTGAAGAGGCTCCAGGTGCCCCGGACCCAGAAGGCGGGCAAGCGGAAGTCCTCCAAGCACCAGAGGAAGCTGCCGGCTGCCAGTGCTCCGCCCGCCGAGGGCCTGCTGGGTCCTGCCCACCCGGGGCATTCGGTGGCCATCTTGGACGGGGACGTTGGCGTGGCCCTGCTGCAGCcgtggcagaagcaggaggccatcTTGGAAGGGCAGGTGGCGGGGGGCCTGTTCCAGCCGGCGGTCATGAACGCCGACAACCAGATCATCATCCTGGATGGCGACGAGGCGGAGGTGCAGGCCACCCTCTTCGACGGGCAGGGGAATGTCAACGCCCTCCAGCCTCTTTTCCTCCGGGCTGAGGAGCAGACGGCCATTTTGGACGCTCCGGTGAGCCTGAGCTCCCTGCAGTTGGGCGGAGTCAATAAGGACCAGGCCGCCCTCGCCGCCGGCTGGGTCTCCCAGAACCCTTGCACACTCCTCCGGACTGTGCTGCTCCAGGCGGACGAGCAGGGAGCCGTCGTGGACGGCCAAGCGGAGGCCAGCCCCATGCAGCAGGTGATCATCAAGACCTCGGAAGGTGCATCCACACTGTATCTGGACCCGGACCCTCACCTTTCTTCTGTGGACTTGGCCACCCTCCACTTGGTCCCTTTGCACCAAGAGTCTCAGTTTATAACCGTCCCGTACGGGAACGCATTGACCTTGGACAGCACAGATCCAGCCTGCGACGGGAACGGGGCTTGGGAAGAGCCCCAGGCCGCCACCGTGCAGTTCTCGGGGTACGTGCCAAACCCGTGTCAACAAAACAAGCAACCATCACCCCCGGCGACCGCCAGCCTTTCCCCCAAAGGCTCCGTGGTTGTCCGCCTGGTCCCCAGCACGTCCAGCGGGGACCACCCCGAGGTCTTGGACCTGGAGTACGACATGGGCGGCGGCATACCTGTGGCTTCTGAGCCGTGGGAGGCAAACGGGAGGGCTGGGCCAGAGGCCTACGGTGCCgaagtggtggcggcagcagaggAGGACTTCATCGTGGTGGAGGTGGACCCTGACTCGAGGGGCCCCAAGATGGCGGCGGTGGGCCGCCCCCTCAGCAGCCACAGGCGGCGGGCCTCCCGGAGAAGGGTTCAGAAGCCGGCCAGACGGAGGAGGACTGCGTGGGGCTTCCGGTGCCCCGATTGTGGGGCACGCTACAGCCGGGTGTCCCAGCTCCGCGCCCACCAGAAGTGGCCCCGGCACCGAGGGCGGAGCTTCCTGTGCGAATGCGGGACTTCCTTCCGTGGCCTGCTGCACCTCCTGAGGCACCAGCTGCAGCACCTAGAGGAAGCCCTCTTCATCTGCGCGGCCTGTGGGAAGTCCCTCAAAGGGCACACGGGCCTCGCCAGGCACGGCTCCTGCCACCCTCGCCCGGCCCACTTCAGCTGCCCGTGCGGAGCCAGCTTCCGGCGCCTGTCCCGCTACCTCTGGCACCATGTGAGGAACCAGCGGCCCGGCCTGCGGGTGTACACCCTCTCAGGTTTCCTCCCCTCGAGCTGA
- the LOC128418414 gene encoding uncharacterized protein LOC128418414 isoform X2, translated as MREGLLGWPGAAARPAGHALGAMDLAGMDVGAEIELTEDGSLDELPLHLENAKNCLSWETLDASSSDDDGEAYFTFYLPARRPPRPAQRLPAQRPPASPSARSAACTKWIPPLYPCPLRPSLPSAPGSPVFGAHQCQKCLQVFMEEWHYAQHLKDHAQEELQKPAAPPPRARSPPRKLRCLECGKRFLHPEHFARHTKWHLKLVRKGIKVCHRKGCRRSSSSSSSSSSPASQAAYVYKPAKTQPGAKGASGLLAAQETPGQLKRLQVPRTQKAGKRKSSKHQRKLPAASAPPAEGLLGPAHPGHSVAILDGDVGVALLQPWQKQEAILEGQVAGGLFQPAVMNADNQIIILDGDEAEVQATLFDGQGNVNALQPLFLRAEEQTAILDAPVSLSSLQLGGVNKDQAALAAGWVSQNPCTLLRTVLLQADEQGAVVDGQAEASPMQQVIIKTSEGASTLYLDPDPHLSSVDLATLHLVPLHQESQFITVPYGNALTLDSTDPACDGNGAWEEPQAATVQFSGYVPNPCQQNKQPSPPATASLSPKGSVVVRLVPSTSSGDHPEVLDLEYDMGGGIPVASEPWEANGRAGPEAYGAEVVAAAEEDFIVVEVDPDSRGPKMAAVGRPLSSHRRRASRRRVQKPARRRRTAWGFRCPDCGARYSRVSQLRAHQKWPRHRGRSFLCECGTSFRGLLHLLRHQLQHLEEALFICAACGKSLKGHTGLARHGSCHPRPAHFSCPCGASFRRLSRYLWHHVRNQRPGLRVYTLSGFLPSS; from the exons ATGCGGGAGGGTCTGCTGGGCTGGCCCGGAGCAGCGGCAAGGCCTGCGGGACACGCCTTG GGCGCCATGGACTTGGCAGGGATGGATGTTGGAGCTGAAATTGAACTGACGGAAGATGGGTCTCTGGATGAACTGCCTCTGCACTTG GAAAATGCCAAGAACTGTCTCTCCTGGGAAACCCTGGACGCCTCCAGCAGCGATGACGACGGGGAGGCATATTTCACCTTCTACCTCCCCGCCCGGCGCCCGCCCCGGCCTGCTCAGCGCCTCCCGGCTCAGCGCCCGCCAGCCTCCCCCTCCGCCCGGTCGGCCGCTTGCACGAAATGGATCCCTCCCTTGTACCCCTGCCCGCTGCGCCCCAGCCTTCCCTCCGCCCCCGGGAGCCCGGTGTTCGGCGCTCACCAGTGCCAGAAGTGCCTGCAGGTCTTCATGGAAGAGTGGCACTACGCCCAGCACCTCAaggaccatgcccaagaggagcTGCAGAAGCCCGCGGCGCCACCGCCCCGCGCACGCTCCCCGCCCCGCAAGCTGCGCTGCCTGGAGTGTGGCAAGCGGTTCCTGCACCCAGAGCACTTTGCCCGGCACACCAAGTGGCACCTGAAGCTGGTGCGGAAGGGCATCAAGGTCTGCCACAGGAAGGGGTGCAGgcgctcctcctcttcttcctcctcctcctcttcccccgccTCCCAAGCCGCCTATGTTTACAAGCCCGCCAAAACGCAGCCGGGAGCAAAAGGCGCGTCCGGCCTGCTGGCTGCGCAGGAGACTCCGGGGCAGCTGAAGAGGCTCCAGGTGCCCCGGACCCAGAAGGCGGGCAAGCGGAAGTCCTCCAAGCACCAGAGGAAGCTGCCGGCTGCCAGTGCTCCGCCCGCCGAGGGCCTGCTGGGTCCTGCCCACCCGGGGCATTCGGTGGCCATCTTGGACGGGGACGTTGGCGTGGCCCTGCTGCAGCcgtggcagaagcaggaggccatcTTGGAAGGGCAGGTGGCGGGGGGCCTGTTCCAGCCGGCGGTCATGAACGCCGACAACCAGATCATCATCCTGGATGGCGACGAGGCGGAGGTGCAGGCCACCCTCTTCGACGGGCAGGGGAATGTCAACGCCCTCCAGCCTCTTTTCCTCCGGGCTGAGGAGCAGACGGCCATTTTGGACGCTCCGGTGAGCCTGAGCTCCCTGCAGTTGGGCGGAGTCAATAAGGACCAGGCCGCCCTCGCCGCCGGCTGGGTCTCCCAGAACCCTTGCACACTCCTCCGGACTGTGCTGCTCCAGGCGGACGAGCAGGGAGCCGTCGTGGACGGCCAAGCGGAGGCCAGCCCCATGCAGCAGGTGATCATCAAGACCTCGGAAGGTGCATCCACACTGTATCTGGACCCGGACCCTCACCTTTCTTCTGTGGACTTGGCCACCCTCCACTTGGTCCCTTTGCACCAAGAGTCTCAGTTTATAACCGTCCCGTACGGGAACGCATTGACCTTGGACAGCACAGATCCAGCCTGCGACGGGAACGGGGCTTGGGAAGAGCCCCAGGCCGCCACCGTGCAGTTCTCGGGGTACGTGCCAAACCCGTGTCAACAAAACAAGCAACCATCACCCCCGGCGACCGCCAGCCTTTCCCCCAAAGGCTCCGTGGTTGTCCGCCTGGTCCCCAGCACGTCCAGCGGGGACCACCCCGAGGTCTTGGACCTGGAGTACGACATGGGCGGCGGCATACCTGTGGCTTCTGAGCCGTGGGAGGCAAACGGGAGGGCTGGGCCAGAGGCCTACGGTGCCgaagtggtggcggcagcagaggAGGACTTCATCGTGGTGGAGGTGGACCCTGACTCGAGGGGCCCCAAGATGGCGGCGGTGGGCCGCCCCCTCAGCAGCCACAGGCGGCGGGCCTCCCGGAGAAGGGTTCAGAAGCCGGCCAGACGGAGGAGGACTGCGTGGGGCTTCCGGTGCCCCGATTGTGGGGCACGCTACAGCCGGGTGTCCCAGCTCCGCGCCCACCAGAAGTGGCCCCGGCACCGAGGGCGGAGCTTCCTGTGCGAATGCGGGACTTCCTTCCGTGGCCTGCTGCACCTCCTGAGGCACCAGCTGCAGCACCTAGAGGAAGCCCTCTTCATCTGCGCGGCCTGTGGGAAGTCCCTCAAAGGGCACACGGGCCTCGCCAGGCACGGCTCCTGCCACCCTCGCCCGGCCCACTTCAGCTGCCCGTGCGGAGCCAGCTTCCGGCGCCTGTCCCGCTACCTCTGGCACCATGTGAGGAACCAGCGGCCCGGCCTGCGGGTGTACACCCTCTCAGGTTTCCTCCCCTCGAGCTGA